In one window of Microbacterium natoriense DNA:
- a CDS encoding SDR family NAD(P)-dependent oxidoreductase gives MTGLAAFDLTGRTALVTGSSQGIGRTLVEGLAVAGATVVVHGRDAVKAAGAASEISAATGRVAHSVVFDVTDAAAVDEGLSEVERLIGTPDILVNNAGVQRRAPIAEFSDADWDVLVQTNLSSVFHLSRRVSAGMIARGSGKIIQIGSVQSQLARPSIAAYSATKGAIVMFTKGLCADLAPHGIQANAIAPGYFATELTRALVEDETFSAWVRGRTPAGRWGDTKDLVGALVFLASAASDFVNGQTLFVDGGMTAVV, from the coding sequence GTGACCGGCCTCGCCGCCTTCGATCTCACCGGCAGGACGGCTCTGGTGACCGGATCGAGCCAAGGCATCGGCCGCACCCTCGTCGAGGGCCTCGCCGTCGCCGGAGCCACGGTGGTCGTGCACGGTCGCGATGCGGTGAAGGCCGCCGGTGCGGCATCCGAGATCTCGGCGGCGACCGGCCGCGTCGCGCACAGCGTGGTCTTCGACGTGACGGATGCCGCAGCCGTCGACGAGGGCCTCAGCGAGGTCGAGCGGCTGATAGGCACCCCCGACATCCTGGTGAACAACGCCGGCGTGCAGCGCCGTGCGCCGATCGCCGAGTTCTCCGATGCCGACTGGGACGTGCTCGTCCAGACCAACCTCTCCAGCGTGTTCCACCTGTCGCGACGGGTCTCTGCGGGAATGATCGCGCGGGGGAGCGGCAAGATCATCCAGATCGGCAGCGTGCAGTCGCAGCTCGCGCGTCCGTCGATCGCCGCGTACTCGGCGACGAAGGGAGCGATCGTGATGTTCACGAAGGGGTTGTGCGCCGATCTCGCGCCGCACGGCATCCAGGCCAACGCGATCGCCCCCGGCTACTTCGCGACCGAGCTCACGCGAGCGCTGGTCGAGGACGAGACGTTCTCAGCCTGGGTGCGCGGCCGGACGCCCGCCGGGCGATGGGGAGACACGAAGGACCTCGTGGGCGCCCTCGTGTTCCTCGCGAGCGCGGCCAGCGACTTCGTCAACGGACAGACGCTGTTCGTCGACGGCGGCATGACGGCGGTGGTCTGA
- a CDS encoding fumarylacetoacetate hydrolase family protein, producing the protein MLIGRIRNADGVHWVDGDRSLVEDPFAALAAGRAPAVLGPRVDGEQLPAADPVVIVGIAQNGPAHASPVQAWLKSPRTVIASGSEVVLRRDAGTAVAEGEICVVMGAATSGLTVENAHEYVLGVTAVNDLSSPDRGVADPRNFESKSGVGYTPLAAWIDTDAGIDDVSLAVEVDGVRVAETGSRELPMAIRECLAYVALWTPLGPGDLVMTGAPHSQSPVSPGQTVTIRVAGVELVTPLV; encoded by the coding sequence ATGCTGATCGGGAGGATCCGCAACGCCGACGGGGTGCACTGGGTCGACGGCGATCGATCGCTCGTCGAGGACCCGTTCGCCGCTCTCGCCGCCGGGCGAGCTCCCGCCGTGCTCGGCCCCCGCGTCGACGGGGAGCAGCTCCCCGCCGCTGATCCTGTGGTGATCGTCGGCATCGCGCAGAACGGCCCCGCCCATGCCTCCCCGGTGCAGGCGTGGCTCAAGAGCCCCCGCACCGTGATCGCGAGCGGTTCGGAGGTGGTGCTGCGCCGCGACGCCGGAACAGCGGTCGCCGAAGGCGAGATCTGCGTCGTGATGGGTGCTGCGACCTCGGGCCTCACCGTCGAGAACGCGCACGAGTACGTGCTGGGGGTCACTGCGGTGAACGACCTCTCCAGCCCTGATCGCGGGGTGGCCGATCCTCGCAACTTCGAGTCCAAGTCCGGCGTCGGATACACGCCGCTCGCTGCATGGATCGACACGGATGCCGGCATCGACGACGTCTCGCTCGCCGTCGAGGTCGACGGTGTCCGCGTCGCGGAGACCGGCAGTCGTGAGCTGCCCATGGCGATCAGGGAATGCCTCGCGTATGTCGCGCTCTGGACGCCACTGGGACCCGGCGACCTCGTGATGACCGGCGCCCCGCATTCCCAGTCTCCGGTGAGCCCCGGACAGACCGTGACGATCCGCGTGGCGGGAGTCGAACTGGTCACGCCCCTGGTGTGA